The following are encoded in a window of Corythoichthys intestinalis isolate RoL2023-P3 chromosome 8, ASM3026506v1, whole genome shotgun sequence genomic DNA:
- the LOC130921125 gene encoding FAS-associated death domain protein-like, which translates to MMAAKLDIAANVIAENLGRNWRRLGRQLGLTETKLDSVSTRHPNDLDETARELLKEWRKNRGSEVCVKDLVRALRACHQNLTADKVEDAWMIPQ; encoded by the exons ATGATGGCAG CCAAGCTGGACATTGCCGCAAATGTGATTGCTGAAAACTTGGGTCGTAACTGGCGTAGATTAGGACGACAGCTGGGTCTGACCGAAACTAAACTGGATTCCGTCTCAACGAGACATCCGAACGATTTGGACGAGACTGCCAGAGAGCTGCTGAAGGAATGGCGCAAGAATCGTGGATCCGAAGTCTGCGTTAAAGACTTAGTTAGGGCTCTCAGGGCATGCCACCAAAATCTCACAGCTGATAAAGTGGAGGATGCCTGGATGATACCTCAATAG